From the Megalops cyprinoides isolate fMegCyp1 chromosome 21, fMegCyp1.pri, whole genome shotgun sequence genome, one window contains:
- the LOC118796620 gene encoding ETS domain-containing transcription factor ERF-like, with translation MKTPGETGFAFPEWAYKPESSPGSRQIQLWHFILELLRKEEYHDVIAWQGDYGEFVIKDPDEVARLWGARKCKPQMNYDKLSRALRYYYNKRILHKTKGKRFTYKFNFNKLVLVNYPFIDMGSAGSGVPQSAPPVPSGAGTHFRFPPSTPSDVLSPSEELRSPVFSAVAGRMARNSISDCSDGTSVNSELEEGGAEERGGVGERGGGGGGFRSILHPRLSHDPLFRVYPPHPRAPPAHRVHPDPLSPFPVSPLPGPGGAGGLLAPPLSPALSMTPSSHLPYTPSPSLSPMLGSHFSFNPEDMKRYLQAHTQSVYNYHLSPRAFLHYPNIIIPQPQRPDKGLGPAGGERPALNSHHPPLPHSHAHPLHAGEEPHLSPFKFKLQPPPLGRKQREGQGQAQGRPGTSGSAPAPPGSASGLGPSFSYSGDLGSAGGSGLASNCASSASLSNTSSLPKIKVEPISDIESEEEVEVTDISEEEAEEREGEDGFDPFPHPHPHRHEQRPNGVAPPASANDDELDEDVFKTPAAPPPALLSFPGPPAEGGRRPVGVKIEPGEQASTAAGPAPASPGGTKCIPLKLRFKRRWSEDQRMEAGADESDDKKVRADEGEANGEREREGERERERAGLPPQPQRRVSAELHRAAAQLSLENNC, from the exons GGTTCGCCTTCCCCGAATGGGCCTACAAGCCGGAGTCGAGCCCCGGGTCGCGACAGATCCAGCTCTGGCACTTCATCCTGGAGCTGCTGCGCAAGGAGGAGTACCACGACGTCATCGCCTGGCAGGGCGACTACGGCGAGTTCGTCATCAAGGACCCCGACGAGGTGGCGCGGCTCTGGGGGGCCCGCAAGTGCAAGCCCCAGATGAACTACGACAAGCTGAGCCGGGCGCTCAG GTATTACTACAACAAGAGGATCCTGCACAAGACTAAAGGGAAGAGGTTCACCTACAAGTTCAACTTTAACAAGCTGGTGCTTGTGAATTATCCCTTTATTGACATGGGTTCTGCTG GGAGCGGTGTTCCTCAGAGCGCGCCCCCGGTGCCGTCTGGGGCGGGGACCCACTTCCGCTTCCCGCCGTCCACGCCGTCGGACGTGCTGTCCCCGAGCGAGGAGCTGCGCAGCCCGGTGTTCAGTGCGGTGGCCGGCCGCATGGCCCGCAACTCCATCAGCGACTGCAGCGACGGCACCTCCGTCAACTCTGAGCtggaggagggcggggccgaGGAGCGGGGCGGCGTCGGCGAGCgcgggggcggcggcggcggcttCCGCAGCATCCTGCACCCCCGCCTCTCCCACGACCCCCTCTTCCGGGTGTACCCCCCTCACCCACGGGCCCCGCCGGCCCACCGCGTCCACCCCGACCCCCTGTCCCCCTTCCCCGTGTCCCCGCTGCCCGGCCCCGGGGGCGCCGGCGGCCTgctggcccctcccctctcccccgccCTCTCCATGACCCCGTCCTCCCACCTGCCCTACACCCCGTCCCCGTCCCTCTCCCCCATGCTGGGCTCCCACTTCTCCTTCAACCCCGAGGACATGAAGCGCTACCTGCAGGCCCACACCCAGAGCGTCTACAACTACCACCTGAGCCCCCGCGCCTTCCTGCACTACCCCAACATCATCATCCCCCAGCCCCAGCGTCCCGACAAGGGCCTGGGCCCCGCCGGGGGCGAGCGGCCCGCCCTCAACAGCCACCACCCGCCCCTGCCCCACAGCCACGCCCACCCGCTGCACGCCGGCGAGGAGCCCCACCTCTCGCCCTTCAAGTTCAAGCTGCAGCCGCCGCCCCTGGGCCGCaagcagagggaggggcagggtcaGGCGCAGGGCCGGCCGGGCACCTCCGgctccgcccccgccccccccggcTCCGCCTCTGGGCTTGGGCCCTCATTCTCCTACAGCGGCGACCTGGGCTCCGCCGGAGGCTCCGGTCTGGCCTCCAACTGcgcctcctctgcctctctgagcaACACCAGCAGCCTGCCCAAAATCAAG GTGGAGCCCATCTCCGACATCGAGtcggaggaggaggtggaggtgacgGACATCAGCGaagaggaggcggaggagcgTGAGGGAGAGGACGGGTTCgaccccttcccccacccccacccgcacCGGCACGAGCAGAGGCCCAACGGCGTGGCCCCGCCCGCCTCGGCCAACGACGACGAGCTGGACGAGGACGTCTTCAAGACCCCCGCGGCACCGCCGCCGGCGCTGCTGTCCTTCCCGGGCCCCCCGGCGGAGGGCGGCCGGCGCCCGGTGGGCGTGAAGATCGAGCCGGGCGAGCAGGCCAGCACGGCGGCGGGGCCCGCACCCGCCAGCCCCGGCGGCACCAAATGCATCCCGCTCAAGCTGCGCTTCAAGCGCCGCTGGAGCGAGGACCAGCGCATGGAGGCCGGCGCCGACGAGTCCGACGACAAGAAGGTGCGGGCGGATGAGGGGGAGGCGaacggggagagggagagggagggggagcgggagagggagagggccgGCCTCCCGCCCCAGCCGCAGCGGCGGGTGAGCGCCGAGCTCCACCGTGCCGCCGCCCAGCTCTCCCTGGAGAACAACTGCTGA